From Triticum aestivum cultivar Chinese Spring chromosome 4A, IWGSC CS RefSeq v2.1, whole genome shotgun sequence, a single genomic window includes:
- the LOC123088674 gene encoding NAC domain-containing protein 62 isoform X1: MTTTAAGSESSSSSSTPAVLPVGFRFRPTDEELVRHYLKAKIAGRAHPDLLAIPDVDLAAVEPWDLPARSVIKSDDPEWFFFARRDRPKYPGKSSRSCRSTAAGYWKATGKDRLIRGPGPGGCRGKGALIGVKKTLVFHRGRAPRGARTPWIMHEYTATDPNPQSQSQSQSQSQSQSAGPQNDSFVLYRLFNKQDEEAPAPISEPPSTSPPANPLLQQADDTASASMVEDKASPSDSTQLTPTNVTNDHSSTAHVLAATATGAAEQSADQDAFMASLEQLPDIELQAEHQRYDEFPMFNSPMRPYTEFPFIGNMGDAQHDFSMYQDGTINLDDILLTPAYDETGASNPTGSWTPYPEDLLDSMLESGRSDIINSIGQDMGSMGAAPSAQQQPTAPVELMDLQQGIAARRIRLAYAVDRASASQPILACDSESEEGEGESAGCSTESSSSNHEEDDHVNDALFQTMAGDLMHNMAPAQALLVSPVEVADKLQHLSFSDNSILEQEEDGKPRRGAGLKQRVKQDSGQNGHDQDGLVRNSGCVPGPGDSSSETAVRRSLWVALLVMAPLLVLVLVGVWR; encoded by the exons ATGACGACGACCGCGGCGGGGTcggagtcgtcgtcctcctcctcgaccccgGCGGTGCTTCCGGTGGGGTTCCGGTTCCGTCCGACGGACGAGGAGCTGGTGCGGCACTACCTCAAGGCCAAGATCGCGGGGCGGGCGCACCCGGACCTGCTGGCGATCCCGGACGTGGACCTGGCGGCGGTGGAGCCCTGGGACCTCCCCGCCCGCTCCGTCATCAAGTCGGACGACCCCGAGTGGTTCTTCTTCGCCCGCCGCGACCGCCCCAAGTACCCCGGCAAGTCCTCCCGCTCctgccgctccaccgccgccgggtACTGGAAGGCCACCGGCAAGGACCGACTCATCCGCGGACCCGGCCCGGGGGGCTGCAGGGGGAAGGGCGCCCTCATCGGCGTGAAGAAGACCCTGGTGTTCCACCGCGGCCGCGCCCCACGCGGCGCACGCACCCCGTGGATCATGCACGAGTACACCGCCACCGACCCAAACCCCCAATCCCAGTCCCAATCCCAGTCCCAATCCCAATCCCAATCTGCAGGCCCCCAAAAT GATAGCTTTGTTCTGTACCGCCTGTTCAACAAGCAGGACGAAGAGGCCCCGGCGCCCATTTCAGAACCCCCGTCCACGTCGCCTCCAGCCAATCCGCTGCTACAGCAAGCCGACGACACGGCCAGCGCCTCCATGGTGGAAGACAAGGCCTCGCCATCTGATTCGACCCAGCTGACTCCGACCAATGTTACTAATGATCACTCCTCCACGGCCCATGTTCTTGCAGCCACAGCCACCGGCGCCGCAGAGCAGTCAGCGGATCAG GATGCTTTTATGGCTTCGTTGGAGCAGCTTCCAGACATAGAGCTACAGGCCGAGCATCAGAGATACGATGAATTCCCTATGTTCAATTCCCCGATGCGTCCTTACACGGAGTTCCCTTTCATTGGCAACATGGGTGATGCGCAGCATGACTTCTCCATGTATCAGGACGGTACCATAAATCTGGATGACATCCTGCTCACTCCAGCCTATGACGAAACGGGCGCGTCCAATCCTACAGGCTCATGGACTCCTTATCCTGAAGATCTGTTGGACTCTATGCTAGAATCGGGCAGGAGCGACATAATAAATTCAATTGGCCAAGATATGGGCTCTATGGGGGCAGCACCCTCGGCGCAGCAGCAGCCCACAGCTCCAGTAGAGTTGATGGACCTGCAACAAGGGATTGCGGCAAGGAGGATCCGGCTTGCGTACGCTGTTGACAGGGCATCGGCGTCTCAGCCTATATTAGCTTGTGACTCGGAAAGCGAAGAAGGTGAGGGCGAATCAGCAGGCTGTAGCACAGAAAGTTCATCCAGCAACCATGAGGAGGATGATCATGTCAATGATGCACTTTTCCAAACTATG GCTGGAGATCTGATGCATAACATGGCTCCTGCTCAAGCGCTGCTGGTTTCTCCCGTGGAAGTTGCAGACAAGCTCCAGCATCTATCATTCAGTG ATAACAGCATATTGGAACAAGAAGAAGATGGCAAGCCGCGTCGTGGAGCCGGTCTGAAGCAGAGGGTGAAGCAGGACTCGGGTCAAAACGGGCACGACCAGGACGGACTCGTGCGCAACAGTGGCTGCGTGCCTGGCCCTGGAGATTCATCTTCAGAAACCGCCGTGCGGAGGTCCCTGTGGGTGGCGCTCCTGGTGATGGCCCCTCTGCTTGTGCTTGTGTTGGTTGGTGTCTGGAGGTGA
- the LOC123088674 gene encoding NAC domain-containing protein 14 isoform X3: MTTTAAGSESSSSSSTPAVLPVGFRFRPTDEELVRHYLKAKIAGRAHPDLLAIPDVDLAAVEPWDLPARSVIKSDDPEWFFFARRDRPKYPGKSSRSCRSTAAGYWKATGKDRLIRGPGPGGCRGKGALIGVKKTLVFHRGRAPRGARTPWIMHEYTATDPNPQSQSQSQSQSQSQSAGPQNDSFVLYRLFNKQDEEAPAPISEPPSTSPPANPLLQQADDTASASMVEDKASPSDSTQLTPTNVTNDHSSTAHVLAATATGAAEQSADQDAFMASLEQLPDIELQAEHQRYDEFPMFNSPMRPYTEFPFIGNMGDAQHDFSMYQDGTINLDDIINSIGQDMGSMGAAPSAQQQPTAPVELMDLQQGIAARRIRLAYAVDRASASQPILACDSESEEGEGESAGCSTESSSSNHEEDDHVNDALFQTMAGDLMHNMAPAQALLVSPVEVADKLQHLSFSDNSILEQEEDGKPRRGAGLKQRVKQDSGQNGHDQDGLVRNSGCVPGPGDSSSETAVRRSLWVALLVMAPLLVLVLVGVWR; this comes from the exons ATGACGACGACCGCGGCGGGGTcggagtcgtcgtcctcctcctcgaccccgGCGGTGCTTCCGGTGGGGTTCCGGTTCCGTCCGACGGACGAGGAGCTGGTGCGGCACTACCTCAAGGCCAAGATCGCGGGGCGGGCGCACCCGGACCTGCTGGCGATCCCGGACGTGGACCTGGCGGCGGTGGAGCCCTGGGACCTCCCCGCCCGCTCCGTCATCAAGTCGGACGACCCCGAGTGGTTCTTCTTCGCCCGCCGCGACCGCCCCAAGTACCCCGGCAAGTCCTCCCGCTCctgccgctccaccgccgccgggtACTGGAAGGCCACCGGCAAGGACCGACTCATCCGCGGACCCGGCCCGGGGGGCTGCAGGGGGAAGGGCGCCCTCATCGGCGTGAAGAAGACCCTGGTGTTCCACCGCGGCCGCGCCCCACGCGGCGCACGCACCCCGTGGATCATGCACGAGTACACCGCCACCGACCCAAACCCCCAATCCCAGTCCCAATCCCAGTCCCAATCCCAATCCCAATCTGCAGGCCCCCAAAAT GATAGCTTTGTTCTGTACCGCCTGTTCAACAAGCAGGACGAAGAGGCCCCGGCGCCCATTTCAGAACCCCCGTCCACGTCGCCTCCAGCCAATCCGCTGCTACAGCAAGCCGACGACACGGCCAGCGCCTCCATGGTGGAAGACAAGGCCTCGCCATCTGATTCGACCCAGCTGACTCCGACCAATGTTACTAATGATCACTCCTCCACGGCCCATGTTCTTGCAGCCACAGCCACCGGCGCCGCAGAGCAGTCAGCGGATCAG GATGCTTTTATGGCTTCGTTGGAGCAGCTTCCAGACATAGAGCTACAGGCCGAGCATCAGAGATACGATGAATTCCCTATGTTCAATTCCCCGATGCGTCCTTACACGGAGTTCCCTTTCATTGGCAACATGGGTGATGCGCAGCATGACTTCTCCATGTATCAGGACGGTACCATAAATCTGGATGAC ATAATAAATTCAATTGGCCAAGATATGGGCTCTATGGGGGCAGCACCCTCGGCGCAGCAGCAGCCCACAGCTCCAGTAGAGTTGATGGACCTGCAACAAGGGATTGCGGCAAGGAGGATCCGGCTTGCGTACGCTGTTGACAGGGCATCGGCGTCTCAGCCTATATTAGCTTGTGACTCGGAAAGCGAAGAAGGTGAGGGCGAATCAGCAGGCTGTAGCACAGAAAGTTCATCCAGCAACCATGAGGAGGATGATCATGTCAATGATGCACTTTTCCAAACTATG GCTGGAGATCTGATGCATAACATGGCTCCTGCTCAAGCGCTGCTGGTTTCTCCCGTGGAAGTTGCAGACAAGCTCCAGCATCTATCATTCAGTG ATAACAGCATATTGGAACAAGAAGAAGATGGCAAGCCGCGTCGTGGAGCCGGTCTGAAGCAGAGGGTGAAGCAGGACTCGGGTCAAAACGGGCACGACCAGGACGGACTCGTGCGCAACAGTGGCTGCGTGCCTGGCCCTGGAGATTCATCTTCAGAAACCGCCGTGCGGAGGTCCCTGTGGGTGGCGCTCCTGGTGATGGCCCCTCTGCTTGTGCTTGTGTTGGTTGGTGTCTGGAGGTGA
- the LOC123088674 gene encoding NAC domain-containing protein 62 isoform X2, whose translation MTTTAAGSESSSSSSTPAVLPVGFRFRPTDEELVRHYLKAKIAGRAHPDLLAIPDVDLAAVEPWDLPARSVIKSDDPEWFFFARRDRPKYPGKSSRSCRSTAAGYWKATGKDRLIRGPGPGGCRGKGALIGVKKTLVFHRGRAPRGARTPWIMHEYTATDPNPQSQSAGPQNDSFVLYRLFNKQDEEAPAPISEPPSTSPPANPLLQQADDTASASMVEDKASPSDSTQLTPTNVTNDHSSTAHVLAATATGAAEQSADQDAFMASLEQLPDIELQAEHQRYDEFPMFNSPMRPYTEFPFIGNMGDAQHDFSMYQDGTINLDDILLTPAYDETGASNPTGSWTPYPEDLLDSMLESGRSDIINSIGQDMGSMGAAPSAQQQPTAPVELMDLQQGIAARRIRLAYAVDRASASQPILACDSESEEGEGESAGCSTESSSSNHEEDDHVNDALFQTMAGDLMHNMAPAQALLVSPVEVADKLQHLSFSDNSILEQEEDGKPRRGAGLKQRVKQDSGQNGHDQDGLVRNSGCVPGPGDSSSETAVRRSLWVALLVMAPLLVLVLVGVWR comes from the exons ATGACGACGACCGCGGCGGGGTcggagtcgtcgtcctcctcctcgaccccgGCGGTGCTTCCGGTGGGGTTCCGGTTCCGTCCGACGGACGAGGAGCTGGTGCGGCACTACCTCAAGGCCAAGATCGCGGGGCGGGCGCACCCGGACCTGCTGGCGATCCCGGACGTGGACCTGGCGGCGGTGGAGCCCTGGGACCTCCCCGCCCGCTCCGTCATCAAGTCGGACGACCCCGAGTGGTTCTTCTTCGCCCGCCGCGACCGCCCCAAGTACCCCGGCAAGTCCTCCCGCTCctgccgctccaccgccgccgggtACTGGAAGGCCACCGGCAAGGACCGACTCATCCGCGGACCCGGCCCGGGGGGCTGCAGGGGGAAGGGCGCCCTCATCGGCGTGAAGAAGACCCTGGTGTTCCACCGCGGCCGCGCCCCACGCGGCGCACGCACCCCGTGGATCATGCACGAGTACACCGCCACCGACCCAAACC CCCAATCCCAATCTGCAGGCCCCCAAAAT GATAGCTTTGTTCTGTACCGCCTGTTCAACAAGCAGGACGAAGAGGCCCCGGCGCCCATTTCAGAACCCCCGTCCACGTCGCCTCCAGCCAATCCGCTGCTACAGCAAGCCGACGACACGGCCAGCGCCTCCATGGTGGAAGACAAGGCCTCGCCATCTGATTCGACCCAGCTGACTCCGACCAATGTTACTAATGATCACTCCTCCACGGCCCATGTTCTTGCAGCCACAGCCACCGGCGCCGCAGAGCAGTCAGCGGATCAG GATGCTTTTATGGCTTCGTTGGAGCAGCTTCCAGACATAGAGCTACAGGCCGAGCATCAGAGATACGATGAATTCCCTATGTTCAATTCCCCGATGCGTCCTTACACGGAGTTCCCTTTCATTGGCAACATGGGTGATGCGCAGCATGACTTCTCCATGTATCAGGACGGTACCATAAATCTGGATGACATCCTGCTCACTCCAGCCTATGACGAAACGGGCGCGTCCAATCCTACAGGCTCATGGACTCCTTATCCTGAAGATCTGTTGGACTCTATGCTAGAATCGGGCAGGAGCGACATAATAAATTCAATTGGCCAAGATATGGGCTCTATGGGGGCAGCACCCTCGGCGCAGCAGCAGCCCACAGCTCCAGTAGAGTTGATGGACCTGCAACAAGGGATTGCGGCAAGGAGGATCCGGCTTGCGTACGCTGTTGACAGGGCATCGGCGTCTCAGCCTATATTAGCTTGTGACTCGGAAAGCGAAGAAGGTGAGGGCGAATCAGCAGGCTGTAGCACAGAAAGTTCATCCAGCAACCATGAGGAGGATGATCATGTCAATGATGCACTTTTCCAAACTATG GCTGGAGATCTGATGCATAACATGGCTCCTGCTCAAGCGCTGCTGGTTTCTCCCGTGGAAGTTGCAGACAAGCTCCAGCATCTATCATTCAGTG ATAACAGCATATTGGAACAAGAAGAAGATGGCAAGCCGCGTCGTGGAGCCGGTCTGAAGCAGAGGGTGAAGCAGGACTCGGGTCAAAACGGGCACGACCAGGACGGACTCGTGCGCAACAGTGGCTGCGTGCCTGGCCCTGGAGATTCATCTTCAGAAACCGCCGTGCGGAGGTCCCTGTGGGTGGCGCTCCTGGTGATGGCCCCTCTGCTTGTGCTTGTGTTGGTTGGTGTCTGGAGGTGA
- the LOC123088671 gene encoding 1-aminocyclopropane-1-carboxylate oxidase homolog 1 produces the protein MASSVVVDHSQREMEIKAFHESKAGVKGLVDAGVTKLPSMFIHPPEDLLSSSLPQEEEEDDEHLHKIRSLQFPVIDLTGFDTDSSESRKEIVEEIRSAAESWGFFQLVNHGIPLGVMEGIQRAVRAFHELPQEEKAKWYSRDFSRKVNFFSFHGDLSAATPADWRDTLSCKTLQDPESFEEIPQICREEVKEYMEGIDGVVMKLSELFSEALGLASDYLASTRCFNARSMACHYFPICPEPHLTMGGTKHTDLGFLTLLLQDSVGGLQVLHQGVWIDVPPVKGALLANIADMTQIITNGKFKSVEHRVVLRPTVEPRISIACFLSTDDLDRPYGPIKELLAQDNKPIYEQVIFGEYMKKYKL, from the exons atGGCATCCTCAGTTGTGGTGGATCACAGCCAGCGTGAGATGGAGATCAAAGCCTTCCACGAAAGCAAAGCCGGCGTCAAAGGCCTCGTCGACGCCGGTGTCACCAAGCTTCCCTCCATGTTCATACACCCTCCAGAGGATCTTCTCAGCTCTTCCctccctcaagaagaagaagaagacgacgagcATCTTCACAAGATTCGCAGCCTTCAGTTCCCCGTGATCGATCTTACCGGGTTTGATACTGATTCCTCGGAGAGTCGAAAGGAGATCGTGGAGGAGATAAGGAGCGCGGCAGAGTCATGGGGCTTCTTTCAGCTGGTGAACCATGGGATTCCTCTTGGCGTCATGGAGGGAATCCAGAGAGCAGTCCGAGCTTTCCATGAGCTTCCTCAGGAGGAGAAAGCAAAGTGGTACTCGCGCGACTTTTCTCGCAAGGTTAACTTCTTCAGCTTTCATGGAGATCTCAGCGCAGCAACTCCGGCCGACTGGAGAGATACCTTATCTTGCAAGACTCTACAAGACCCCGAAAGCTTTGAAGAAATACCACAAATCTGCAG AGAAGAAGTGAAGGAGTACATGGAAGGCATCGATGGAGTTGTGATGAAGTTGTCTGAGTTATTTTCGGAAGCTTTAGGTCTTGCAAGTGATTATCTAGCAAGCACAAGATGCTTCAATGCAAGGTCAATGGCGTGTCACTATTTCCCGATATGTCCCGAGCCACATTTGACCATGGGTGGGACCAAGCATACTGACCTCGGGTTCCTCACCTTGCTCCTCCAAGATAGTGTCGGCGGCCTTCAAGTTCTTCATCAAGGTGTTTGGATTGATGTTCCTCCGGTCAAGGGTGCGTTGCTGGCCAATATTGCTGACATGACGCAG ATTATTACAAACGGGAAGTTCAAGAGCGTGGAGCACCGAGTTGTGCTAAGACCAACTGTAGAGCCACGTATCTCAATTGCATGCTTTCTAAGCACTGATGATCTTGATAGGCCATATGGGCCGATAAAGGAGCTTTTAGCACAAGACAACAAGCCCATTTATGAGCAAGTCATATTCGGTGAATACATGAAGAAGTATAAACTATAA